In Gemmatimonadota bacterium, the DNA window GTCAACACCAATTTTGAGATATGGGAAATGGTGTTGAGCTATCGGTGATGATGTATTTTATTTATCGCCGTTCGCTTTTTTTATAAAAAAGTTTGTTCAGTGGGCTTTTGGGATCCGTAAGGTATTTGGCTTCGTCGGGCGTCAGGGCTTTGTCAAAAACAGCGATTTCGTCAATTTCTCCAGGGTATTTGAAATGATTAAATCGCATCACGAGGGTTTCTATATCCCAGGTCATATTTTGTTGAAGCGGACCTTTGCGCCCTGCTTCTTTGCCATCTATATACAACGCCCATTCTGCATCGGCCTTGCCACTGTTAAAGTTGGACCAGGTAATCGCAATGTGGTGCCAGTCATTTGCACGCCAGTTGACCGGTACAGAAATCACACGGGCTGCGACTACATCGTCGGTAACTGGTTGTTCTTTATTGGGATAGCACCCAAATCGAAGCGTGCCATCGGCTTTTTTGAAATCGACAAATACAACTGCATCATCCCAGGGATATTTCCCACTCTCTTTTTTTCCAACGTGAAAGGGTTCTGGGTAGCTTTCATCAAAGCTGGCGATGTCGGCTTTGAGCCAGAATGCAATGCTGCCAGACCACGCGCTGTTTGCACTGTAGGAGAGATTGTTTTTACCGCTGTAATTGAGTGCGCCCGCATCTGGATTAAAAGCCAAATATCCGTCGGGATTGCCGCCTTGCTTGATGTGGTTGGTGTTGGCTGTGTCAAAGGTAGCCAATGGGTCGCCAAGGCTGTCGAGGGCATCCACGCCTTTTTCAAAGTTGGCAAAAAAAAGTATGTGTGCTCGCAGGCTCTCTTCAATGGCCTTTTCAGGGCCACCACAGGCTGTTGTGATTGATAGAAATATGAGGGTTAGAGTGCCGCGAGATAGCTGGAAAAAGTGGAGCGACATGTGTAAGGTCTCCTCGAAAAAAGAAGTTTGGCGTATTGTGGAGTTAAGTACACAAGTTGATATACTCCCAAAACGCGGGGATGTCAATACCAAAATAATGGAATTACAAAGATAGCTTAAATACTCGAAAAATCAATAGTTGAGATACTCGAAAACTCTGTCTCGGAAATTGTCTTGACATCTCAAAAGTTATTTGTTAGCATAAATTCAATTTTCCCAAAATGTTTGGCATTCTCAACAGGAGTCTCCTCGATGCGTAAAATCGGCACAGGTATTCTCTGGATAATCACGATTTTGATGTTGTCTTCGGTGACCATTTTTAATCCGGGACAGGTGACGGACTTTTTTGTCACGCTTTTTAATATTAAACCGAGTATTCCCGAACTCAAACCCATTGAAATTTCAGAACGCGATCGAGAAATTCGGTCCATTGCCGAGTCCATTACACAAGAAGATGTAAGCCAAATTATTACCGACCTGTCGGGGATGGGATCTCGGGTGCCTGGCTATGCGGGGCATAGGCAGGCTTTTGAATATGTCAAACAGCATTTTGAGCAATTTGGTCTCGAAGATATCAAGGTCGAAGAGCACACGGTAACGGTTCCCGTTGACAAAGGTGCTTCACTCACTTTGACGGATACCGGCGAAGAAATTGCGATCTACGGTTTTTGGCCCAACCATGTACAAACGCCCTCTGTGCCCAGCGCTGGGATTTCGGGGGCGCTTATTTACGGGGGCAAGGGATCGTTTTCAGAACTGAATGGCAAAAAGGTCGAAGGCAGCGTTGTCCTGATGGACTTCGATTGTGATCAGGGCTATTTAAGCCCTCGTATGCTGGGGGCACAGGCCATTTTATTTTACGACAATGGGCGGGTTACACAGGGACAGGCTATGGATAAGTTTTTGCCCGTGCCCGTTGATGTGCCCCGGTTCTGGGTCAAGAAAGACGATGCTTTGCGTTTGCTCGAATTGGCCCAAATGCAATCTCCCGAAGTGCGTTTAACGTCGAAGATGGATTGGGAAGAGGTGCCGACCTGGAATATTTTTGCAACCGTTCCCGGATCCGAAGACTATATCACTGAGCGCGAAGAGCGCAAATGGAAAGATCAGCAGATTGTGCTGAGTGCTTTTTACGATGCCATTTCCGTTGTGCCCGCTCTCGCGCCGGGTGCTGAAAATGCGTCGGGGTTGGCTGCACTTTTACACACTGCCCGCGTTTTGAAACAGAATCCGCCCAAATATTCGGTGACCTTTTTAGCAACTGGTTCTCATTTTCAAGGCCTATCGGGTATCAATGATTTTGTGTATCGCCACTCGCGCGAGAGCGATCATTTCCGCGATAAAATTCCCGATAGTTTATCCGTTGCCGGTGCTTATCTCGATGGCGAACTGATTCCGCGCGACAGCGAGGATTTTGAAGAGCTCATTCCCGGTAGCTACAAAATTGATTTTCGGTTATTTATCGGGTTGGACCTGTCGAGTGAATCCGATCAGTTGGCGAGCTTTTCACACGGCACCTTTAATAACCCAAATTGGCAGACAGACAATTATCTGAATAATCTGCTGGCGCCTTATGCGGACAAATTCGATAAATATATGGCCAAAGTCTTTCCGGGCGAAGAAGTGCGCCATGTCGATGCGATTGCACCGCCAAAACGCACCTGGAAGAATTTTATGCCCATTCGCCTGGGATTCGACAGCGAGGCCGTCACATTTGTTGGCAAAGAAGGCATTACACTGGCGACGCCATCAACCGTGCGGCGGTTTGTCGATACACCTGTCGATCGCGTGGAGCATGTCAATATGGGCAATTTGACGCGCCAGATCCAAACGGCGATCGCTGCCATGATGAAAGCGGGCGAAGATCCCGAGTTTTTCAGGGTGTCTAAACTCAAATTGCAAGATCGCGGACACAGTTTGAGAGGACAGGTATTGTGGTTTGATCGCAATGTCGATTTCGCGTTGCCCCGCGTGCCCGTGCCTGGGGGAGTTGCCACGTATCGACAGCCGGGCAATGTCCATAGCTGTGCGGGAGTGCGCACGCTGATTATTGACAAGACAACAGAAGGTCCCATTTACGATATCGATAAATTAGCAGACGATCAGACAGAAGATGCAGATCTAAAATTGTTTGGCGATAAAGATAAGGTAAAGGAAACCGGATGGTTTTCCTTTGAGATTATGCGGAATCGATTTACCAATCGCATTTTGGCTTATGATATTGATGAAGAGGGGACTATTACGTCGGCACCCGACATGGGGACTGAGGGCGACAAAAAATTCCCACTGACGCAGCGATATGGCTGGTGGGAAAATGAAATGCTGACAGTTCTGTTTAAGAGCCGCTCCATCAGCGTTTTTGAAATTATCG includes these proteins:
- a CDS encoding LamG domain-containing protein, with amino-acid sequence MSLHFFQLSRGTLTLIFLSITTACGGPEKAIEESLRAHILFFANFEKGVDALDSLGDPLATFDTANTNHIKQGGNPDGYLAFNPDAGALNYSGKNNLSYSANSAWSGSIAFWLKADIASFDESYPEPFHVGKKESGKYPWDDAVVFVDFKKADGTLRFGCYPNKEQPVTDDVVAARVISVPVNWRANDWHHIAITWSNFNSGKADAEWALYIDGKEAGRKGPLQQNMTWDIETLVMRFNHFKYPGEIDEIAVFDKALTPDEAKYLTDPKSPLNKLFYKKSERR